Below is a genomic region from Timaviella obliquedivisa GSE-PSE-MK23-08B.
CGATCGCCAGCTTAAAATGCTACTCACTACTCAGCAGTGCCATCAACTTGCAGTGACCTCCTGGAAACGACTAGCTCTACAAAAGTGGTCAAGGAGATGCTGTAGAAAAATCAGTCCTCAGTCTTCTCATCAGTCTTCTCAATTGACTGCTGCCTGCTCAAGCAACTTCAGGCAACAGGTTTTGTAGAAGCCTCACAGACTAAATTGCATCTTAAGCAGTTTCATTTGCGTTGAAATTCTTGTTCTCTAAAAATGGGGAAATCATTAATAATCGGGGAACCTTCTAGAGAGAGTTTCCAATCCCTAAAAGCAATGCCCATCTACAGACGTTTCTTTCTTCAGGTTGGAGCGAGTGCGCTACTCGCTTCGCTAGCTCATGGTTGCGTGAACCAGTCTCAAAATCGCTCATCGCTAAATGTCAGCAGCGACCTGCTTAATCAAATTGAGAAACGTGGATATTTACTGGTTGCAACCGAAGATGATTATCCACCCTTCGAGTTTTTGGTCAATGGAAAGCCTACAGGCTTTGACCATGAGCTGTTAGATCGCCTCAGACAAGTGGTTCCCTTCGAGATTCGCCAGGAAATTTTACCTTGGCAAGGCATTCTTCCTGGCGTTGCAGAAGGAAAATATGATGTAGCGCTGACAGCAGCGGTTATTACCGATGAACGAGCTAAAATGCTCGACTTTACAATACCGATCGCCGAATCTACGATCGCCTACATCATCCGCAGAGACGATAACTCTATCAAAACTCTGGGTGATCTTTCAGGCAAAACGTTGGGTGCCCAGCAGGGCGGAGCTTCTCTTGAAGCTGTCCCTGATTTGGAAGCCAAACTTAAGCAGCAAGGCGGCACGATCGGGCAAATTAAGCAATATCCGGGCTTCGCAGCAGCTTATCAAGATTTACTGAGCGGGCAATTAGATGCGGTGTTGCACAATATTGTCTCACTGTCCGTATTAGTAGATGAAAAGCCCGCCATTTTTGAATTGGGCGATCGCGTGAGCCGCAAATCTTATGCTGGGTGGGCAGTCAAAAAAGGCAATCAACCTCTCCTCGATTTGCTCAACAGCTTCCTTAGTAACCAACGAGAACAAGGTGAATTAAAGCCTCTTCAAGAAAAATGGCTCAAGATTTCCTTTGAGAACTTACCGACTCAACCGCTCTTACCCGGAGATCGCCCTATTCAATAGGCATTTATCTCAAGCAGAACCTTCTATGCAATTCCTATGCAATTCTTTAAGAAATCTTTTGAATCACAGCGTAATCTTTTGATGCGACTGTTGATCGGCAGCACTACGCTGCTCGTAACTTTGGGCGCTTATTCTAGCTACCAAGTTGTTCGCAATGTGATGTTGGAAAGCTTAAAGAAAAATGCCTTCTTAGAAGTGCAGCAAGGCGGCGATGACATTGAACATTGGCTTACCGCTCTGAAGGTACATATTGAAACTTTAGCGAATACTGCCGTTGTAAAATCGATGAACTGGGAGAATGCCGAGCCTTTCCTCAAAACAGAGATTTTACGCTTTAACGATGTCTACTCGATCGCCATTGCCACGCCGGATGGTTGGCGCAATGCCAGCGGCAGCAGTCCCATCAATATCAGCGATCGCAAGTTCTTTCAAAAGGCAATGGCAGGACGTACCAACGTCAGCGATCCTTTAATCAGTCGGTCTACCCGAATTCCGACTATTGCAGTTGCTGCCCCAATTCGCCAAACGTTTGACACGACCAGTTCTCCAAGCGGAGAAATTCATAGCTTGGTGCGCCTAGATCGCATTGCACAGGTCGTGAGTAGCATTAAGTATGGCGACAATAGCTATGCGTTTGCCATTAATTCGATGGGGGAAGCGATCGCCCATCCTAATCCAGCGCTGCTGATGACGATAGGAAAATTGACTCCCAAAATGGTAGAGTCTAGCGATCGCAACCTGGCAGCGATCGCCCGTCGCATGATGAATCGGCAACAGGGAATTGAATTGTTGCTTCTAGATGGGGTCTGGAAGTATGTGGCTTACCTACCCATTAAAGAAGCCGATTGGTCAGTGGCGCTGGTGATTCCTCGCGAAAACTTAGAATCCCAACTACAAGCCCTTGATGTAATTGCTGTGGCGATCGCCGGACTCGCAGCAGCAATGATTGCAGTGCTTTGGCAAGTGCAAGCGATCGAACAAGGACAACTTAAAAAATCAAATGAACTTTTAGAAGAACGTGTCCTAGAACGCACTGTCAAGCTATCGACAACCTTAGAGCAACTGCAACAGTCACAACTTCGACTCATTCAGAGCGAAAAAATGTCTGCCCTAGGAAGTTTAGTCGCTGGGGTAGCCCATGAAATTAATAATCCCGTAAATTTTATTACAGGCAACATCACCTGTGCCCATGAATACACCCAAGACTTACTCAAACTCCTTCAGCTTTATCAGGAGTATTCTCCTACTCCGCCTGCTCAAGTCAGAGAACACGAAGCCGAGATTGATGTGAATTTTTTAGCAGAAGACTTGCCTAAAGTTTTTGCTTCAATGCGGATGGGTGCCGATCGCGTTCGGCAGATTGTCTTGTCGCTGCGAAATTTCTCGCGTCTTGACGAGGCAGAGGTTAAGCCGGTTGATATCCATGAAGGCATCGATAGCACCTTACTCATTCTGCAACATCGCTTCAAAGTCACGGGTCGTGCCGAGGTGGAGATTATCAAAAAATACGGTGA
It encodes:
- a CDS encoding transporter substrate-binding domain-containing protein; this translates as MPIYRRFFLQVGASALLASLAHGCVNQSQNRSSLNVSSDLLNQIEKRGYLLVATEDDYPPFEFLVNGKPTGFDHELLDRLRQVVPFEIRQEILPWQGILPGVAEGKYDVALTAAVITDERAKMLDFTIPIAESTIAYIIRRDDNSIKTLGDLSGKTLGAQQGGASLEAVPDLEAKLKQQGGTIGQIKQYPGFAAAYQDLLSGQLDAVLHNIVSLSVLVDEKPAIFELGDRVSRKSYAGWAVKKGNQPLLDLLNSFLSNQREQGELKPLQEKWLKISFENLPTQPLLPGDRPIQ
- a CDS encoding GHKL domain-containing protein; this encodes MMNRQQGIELLLLDGVWKYVAYLPIKEADWSVALVIPRENLESQLQALDVIAVAIAGLAAAMIAVLWQVQAIEQGQLKKSNELLEERVLERTVKLSTTLEQLQQSQLRLIQSEKMSALGSLVAGVAHEINNPVNFITGNITCAHEYTQDLLKLLQLYQEYSPTPPAQVREHEAEIDVNFLAEDLPKVFASMRMGADRVRQIVLSLRNFSRLDEAEVKPVDIHEGIDSTLLILQHRFKVTGRAEVEIIKKYGDLPLVECYPGQLNQVFMNILSNALDALESQGHQSSTIQIMTQRSDSNHVTICIIDNGMGMAQEVQQRIFDPFFTTKPVGKGTGMGMSISYQIIVEKHQGLIWCDSTIGKGTTFSVKIPVKQRRNAEE